ACTTGTTCGATCAAAAGATATGGATCTTCAAAGTGTTGGTTTTGTGCCATAGCAACCCAAAAAACAGGGTCGTCATCGTCAGTAAATTTACGTAAATAGATCCTTTCTATATCATCTGGCAGCTCAGCTCTAACCCGATCCATACGGTCCCGAAGCTGGGCATAAGCCACATCCATATCTGTGTTTTGTCTAAACTCAATAAAAGTCCAACAACCATTGCTGCTGCTGCTTGTATTTACCCGCCGCACACCATTGATGGTTCGGCATTGTTCTTCGATGGGTTTGGCAATCTGCTCCTCAACTTCTTGTGGATTCGAGTTAGGGTAGGGCGTATAAACACCCAAAAATGGCGGAATAAAACCTTGTGGTAATAGCTCGACTGGGATTTGTGTAAACGAAATAAATCCCACAACTAATACTGCAAGAAGTGTCATCAAAACTGTTACAGGGCGGTTTATGGAAAAACGCGGAAACAAGCTGCCTTTGAGTTTGGACATGGTTCTCTTCCTTACATACTGATGATCAAACCAATTTAATTATTACTTCGAATTCTCTTTAAGCTTTTCTGTCGACAATGCTGTAAACCGTTGGGATAACAACGAGCGTTAAAATAGTAGAAACCAGCAGTCCGACAATAACTGTGATTGCCATTGGCGTCCTAATTTCAGCTCCATCGCCTAATCCTATGGCCATAGGCAGCAATGCAAGAATAGTTGTTGCTGTCGTCATCATGATCGGGCGAAGCCGAACTTTACCCGCCTGAATAATGGCTTCCATCTTTTCCATTCCTTTCTGGCGCAATTTATTGATATAATCCACAAGAACAATTGCATTGTTAACGACGATTCCGGCAAGCATAATCATGCCTAGAAACACGACGATGCTCATCGGAATTTGTAAAACAAACAGGGCAATCAAGACACCGATAAAACCGAGAGGAATCGTAAAAATAATTACAAATGGGTGAATAAGCGACTCAAATTGGGAAGCCATTACGATATAGACCAGGAATATGGCCAGCATTAAGGCCAGCATTAAACTATTTAACGATGTTTCCATTTCTTTGTTTTGGCCGGCCAGGTTGTAAGAAAATTCGAGCGGCATATCAGTATTTCCAAGAAGCGTATAAATATCTTCACTAATGCTTCGTAAATCACGACCGCCGATATTTGCTGTAATTACTGCTGTTCTTTCCTGGTTCACCCTACGAATTTCAGCCGGGCCTTCATTCACACGAATTTCAGCCACAGCTTCCAGTGGTATTGGTTTCTCGCCACCCGGATTTATAATTAATCTCGATAAATTCTCAATACTTTGTTTGTCTTCATCCCGCAATCGGACCAGAATGTCAATTTTACGATCTTTGTCTTTAAACTCTGTGGCAACATCACCTCGAACTTTATTCCGTACGATCGCAGCGACTTCAGAAATGTTTAATTCATAACGAGCTAAAAGTGGTCTGTTATAAATAATCTGTACTTCAGGATTCCCGCGCTGGACATTGGATTTTATATCAAATAAACCTGGAATGTTTTTCATATCCTCTTCCAACTTCTCAGAAATTTCCTGTAATATTTGTAGATTGTAACCATGAATTTCAACTTCGATAGGTGTTTTAAAACTAAACAGAACCGGTCGCGAAATTTTCCATTGCATCCCTGAATAATTATTCATTTGTGAGCGAATACGACGAATCAATTGTTCTTCCGAGTCAATCACGCTGCTTGCTCTTCGCATTTGAACAGTTAATTTCGATGTATGTTCTCCTTCTTCTGAGCTGGAATTTGAGGTCCTATCAGTGCCGGCGACCATGGCTACTTTGGCAACCGCCGGATCGTTCATTAAATATTGTTCGATCGGTGTGCTCCGTTCTACAGTTAGCTCCACAGGCGTGCCAACCGGCATGGTGATGTCGATGTTAAATTCACCCTGGTGAACTTCGGGGATTAATTCGCTGCCAATCCTGGGTAAGATGAGCCATACAGTCAGCACAGCAACCGATGTAACGGAAGCAAGCGTAGTAGATTTATTGGTGAGCGCATAAATTAGAACCCTTGGATAGAACGATTCCAGTTTTCCATAAGACCAATTAAAAAGGGCAAAAACAAGCTTTGCAGGTCCAGATAATATTAGCTTAAATGACATGAGAGTGCCCTTTAGAAATACTGAAGCTGATATGATAAAATAATGAGAAAATCGGAAGGGCAACTCTAATAAGAAGGTATAAATGACATACTTGACGGTATAAAAGAAAATTGTGACCGGTAGAAATAAAATTCTACCGATTTTTCCTTTCCACTTACTACTTTCTATTTTTGCCTTAATAGAATACAAATCCTCCAGAAAAACAGGAAGAGAATTATTAACCAGGTATGTTGGCCAGATTTCTTTCACGAATTGGACACGCCAAAAGTCAGGATTTTGTGCGTAAGCGATAACCTTTTCACTCATTTTGAATTTTAAAATTCGTAACAGTCTGAGCAGAAAACCAATCGGCAATAGTAAAAGAAGAATAGGCAATGTAAGAAATTTAATAAATACAATAAACAGGGCAGCTGTGGTTTTAAATAATTTTAGAAAAACTAATCCTATCGTTCTCAGTAATACAATTATGCCTGTAATTATTTTCGAAAAAAACCCTGCTTGCAAATTACCGTTTACCAAATTTGAAATGTCAGAATCTGTTGAAAATGAAAGGATATGTTTTTTTAGCAATTCACCCATTTGAACACCGGAGATGAATTTGCTGGTTTCTCTGGAAGCTAGCATCGGAATGAGAAAAAGAGCAACAGCTAAAGAAGCGAGCAATGAGAAAACTACCGTAAGCGCCATGTCGCCGAAAATTTGTCCCGCCACGCCTTCTACAAATACAATAGGGAAGAATACCGCAACCGTTGTAAGAGTTGAGGCAAAAACTGCACTGCCGACTTCACTCACTCCTCTTACCGTAGCTTGAATCAAATCATCCCCTTCTTCCCGACAGCGGAAGATACTTTCCAAAACGACAATTGAATTATCCACCAGCATTCCGATTCCAAGCGCTAGCCCACCCAAAGACATAATGTTCAAGGATACGCCGAACATTTTCATGGGAGCAAATGTTGCAATAATAGAAACCGGAATGGCAATGCCAACGATCAACGTTGCAGTCAAATTTCGGAGGAAAATGAACAAAACCAACACGGCCAGCATTCCACCGATGATTGCTGTAGATTTTACTTCATTTACTGAATTTTCGATAAAGATTGATTGATCGGACAAAATATCCATATTGATACCGGATGGCAATTCATACGCGATGAAGTTAGTCATTTGTCGCAAAAGAAATTCCTGCCCACGACCGCCTTGACGGCCACCTTTGGCAGTTTTTTGCTCTTCCTCTTGTTTTTCCTCTTTCTCTTTTTTGGAGGATTCCAATCTTTGCACGAAAGCTTGTTGCTCGGCTGTACCAAAGACTCTTTCTGTTACTCGCTCAGCTACGGTGACAATATTCGCATCAGCTTCTTTATAAATTTCAATTTCAACGCTTTCGTGACCGCCAATGCGGGTTATAATCTCTCGTTCTTTAAAAGTCCGTTTTACATTTGCAACATCACGAATTTTTATTTCTCTATCATTCCATGTTCCAATGACAACTTCTGCAATTTCATTAACAGATTTGAATTCGTTTAGTGTGCGGACGATATATTCAGTCTGACCCTCCTTTAAATTGCCCCCGGCCAGGTTTACATTCTCCTGGGCAAGGCGATTTCGTACCTGCTGAATATTGATGCCAATCAACGTGAGTTTTTGTTCGTTCAGCTCAACACGAATTTCTTCTTCCAAACCACCTTTGACTTTTACAGCTGCAACACCCTCGATAGTTTCAAGTTTTCTTTTGATGTCTTCTTCAGCCATATAACGAAGATAAACGAGTGAAATATCGCCATAAAGGCCAAATCGAATTATTGGATCAAGTGATGGGTCGTATCGCAAAATAATTGGCCGTTTCGCCTCATCCGGAAGGAATACCTGGTCTAACTTTTCCCGAACCTCGGCAGAAGCTTCGTTCATATCGGTGCTCCAGGTATATTCCAGCTTAACATCCGATTGTCCTGCTTTGGAAATAGAGCTGATTCCAACTAGATTATTAACGACGCCTAACGCTTGCTCCACAGGTCGTGAAATTTGTGTTTCTATTTCTTCGGGAGCTGTGCCGGTATATTCGGTGCGAACCGTTAATGATGGATAAGTAATATCAGGCATCAGGTTTAATGGAAGTTGCTGATAGGATATCCAGCCAAAAACGCCAACACCAATAGCAACCATTAAAATAGCCACCGGTCTTTCTGTTGTAAATCTAAAGAAATCTCCAACTTGTCTTTTAGTGTCTGAGATTTTTGATTGAGGGGAATCCATAATGTTTTTTCTCTAAATTAAAATTAACTGATAACTGATAACTGATAACTGATAACTGATAACTGATAACTGATAATTGATAATTGATAATTGATAATTGATAATTGATAATTGATAATTGATAATTGAATTTAGGTTCCGGAAAACTTTGTTTCTCGATTCGTAACAATTTTTACTTTGGTTTGATCTTTTAAACCAGCTTGTCCCACCAGAATAATTTTGTCACCTTCTTCAATCGATGAAAGTGATTCAATTTTTTCATGATCTTGATAACCCACATCCAATTTAATTTTATGAGCAATACTATCTCGTACAACAAAAACATTCATGTACTCGTTTTCATAAATAATAGCTGTCTTAGGAATAAGAATTGCATTTTTGTGTGTATTTGTAATAATTCTGCAATTAACAAACATTCCAGGTCTAAGTTTATTATTTGTATTTCTAACTCCTATGGTAACTTTGAAAGTCCCACTTTGAGGATCGACAACCGGGCTGACTCTTTTGATCCAACCTGGGAATAAATCGCCTTTTATGTGGTCAGAATAGATATAAGCCTGTTGCCCTTTTTTGATAATACCTATCTCTTTTTCCGGGATGTGAACAACCGCAATCATCTCATCCGTATTGACTACTGTAAATAACTTATCAGAAGTTTGAATTCTGTCTCCCTCACGACATAATCGCTCTCCAATTACACCGGTAATGGTTGACGTGATTTTGGTATATTTGAGGTTTAATTTTGCCTGCTGCCAGGCAATCCTCGCAGCATCAGCAGCAAATTTTGCTGTTTCATATTCTTCATTACTCAATAGGTTTTTATCAGCCATTGCTCTTGACCGATTATACATACTTTGCTTTTGTTGATACTCGACATGTGCTTTTTCTTCAGCCAGAATGTATTCATCCGCTTCCAATTCAAGCAAAACTTGACCTTTAGCTACGAAAGTTCCTTCTTCGAGATTAATCTTCTCGACAAGCCCTTGAACGCGCGAGTAAACATCAATCATCTTTTCTGTTTCAAGATTTGAACTATACAATAAATAAGAGGATATGGTGCCACGAGACACTGTGGTCGTTTCAACAGGGATGAGGGTTTCTTCAGACTTTTTCTCTTTCTCACTGTCTACTTTAGAGGAATCTGCCTGTGCTTTGTGGGAACCGTTCGTGCCTTTTTGGCCGTCTGCTTCACTGTTTGAACAGCTT
This candidate division KSB1 bacterium DNA region includes the following protein-coding sequences:
- a CDS encoding efflux RND transporter periplasmic adaptor subunit, translating into MSTKKALILLITLSLAVFQISCSNSEADGQKGTNGSHKAQADSSKVDSEKEKKSEETLIPVETTTVSRGTISSYLLYSSNLETEKMIDVYSRVQGLVEKINLEEGTFVAKGQVLLELEADEYILAEEKAHVEYQQKQSMYNRSRAMADKNLLSNEEYETAKFAADAARIAWQQAKLNLKYTKITSTITGVIGERLCREGDRIQTSDKLFTVVNTDEMIAVVHIPEKEIGIIKKGQQAYIYSDHIKGDLFPGWIKRVSPVVDPQSGTFKVTIGVRNTNNKLRPGMFVNCRIITNTHKNAILIPKTAIIYENEYMNVFVVRDSIAHKIKLDVGYQDHEKIESLSSIEEGDKIILVGQAGLKDQTKVKIVTNRETKFSGT
- a CDS encoding efflux RND transporter permease subunit; this encodes MDSPQSKISDTKRQVGDFFRFTTERPVAILMVAIGVGVFGWISYQQLPLNLMPDITYPSLTVRTEYTGTAPEEIETQISRPVEQALGVVNNLVGISSISKAGQSDVKLEYTWSTDMNEASAEVREKLDQVFLPDEAKRPIILRYDPSLDPIIRFGLYGDISLVYLRYMAEEDIKRKLETIEGVAAVKVKGGLEEEIRVELNEQKLTLIGINIQQVRNRLAQENVNLAGGNLKEGQTEYIVRTLNEFKSVNEIAEVVIGTWNDREIKIRDVANVKRTFKEREIITRIGGHESVEIEIYKEADANIVTVAERVTERVFGTAEQQAFVQRLESSKKEKEEKQEEEQKTAKGGRQGGRGQEFLLRQMTNFIAYELPSGINMDILSDQSIFIENSVNEVKSTAIIGGMLAVLVLFIFLRNLTATLIVGIAIPVSIIATFAPMKMFGVSLNIMSLGGLALGIGMLVDNSIVVLESIFRCREEGDDLIQATVRGVSEVGSAVFASTLTTVAVFFPIVFVEGVAGQIFGDMALTVVFSLLASLAVALFLIPMLASRETSKFISGVQMGELLKKHILSFSTDSDISNLVNGNLQAGFFSKIITGIIVLLRTIGLVFLKLFKTTAALFIVFIKFLTLPILLLLLPIGFLLRLLRILKFKMSEKVIAYAQNPDFWRVQFVKEIWPTYLVNNSLPVFLEDLYSIKAKIESSKWKGKIGRILFLPVTIFFYTVKYVIYTFLLELPFRFSHYFIISASVFLKGTLMSFKLILSGPAKLVFALFNWSYGKLESFYPRVLIYALTNKSTTLASVTSVAVLTVWLILPRIGSELIPEVHQGEFNIDITMPVGTPVELTVERSTPIEQYLMNDPAVAKVAMVAGTDRTSNSSSEEGEHTSKLTVQMRRASSVIDSEEQLIRRIRSQMNNYSGMQWKISRPVLFSFKTPIEVEIHGYNLQILQEISEKLEEDMKNIPGLFDIKSNVQRGNPEVQIIYNRPLLARYELNISEVAAIVRNKVRGDVATEFKDKDRKIDILVRLRDEDKQSIENLSRLIINPGGEKPIPLEAVAEIRVNEGPAEIRRVNQERTAVITANIGGRDLRSISEDIYTLLGNTDMPLEFSYNLAGQNKEMETSLNSLMLALMLAIFLVYIVMASQFESLIHPFVIIFTIPLGFIGVLIALFVLQIPMSIVVFLGMIMLAGIVVNNAIVLVDYINKLRQKGMEKMEAIIQAGKVRLRPIMMTTATTILALLPMAIGLGDGAEIRTPMAITVIVGLLVSTILTLVVIPTVYSIVDRKA